A single genomic interval of Gemmatimonadota bacterium harbors:
- the bamA gene encoding outer membrane protein assembly factor BamA, with protein sequence MQKLTLAALAMAMVVTPLVAQEDVVGRCATPDSIAVSGNKRIPATTILLDAGLSPKVPLNAPAVQRAIKNLFAGGQFEANIAISCAVTPGATGMAVYTIQVNERPILDFVDVTGPKAVSIGDVRGVVDLLIGRAIDPSQVARSVQRIDSIYQGAGFTLVRIRPETTFVADNHATVMFKVDEGRRLAISGIQVHGNSAVPAKTIAKSMKTKPEGFFFWQGGRFDQEAYARDVGDTIPSLYFNKGYIDFQLLKDTIIVDRERGKGLVDLTLTEGKQYKVGSFEVTGSKRFSSQEIGRFFPFNNTAPTLQERVKALVARKSAVMNVFDQSVWEDATSKVRQAYGTEGYIYAQVRPIVDRQHSATGDVVNLRWDVQEGSPAIVNRIEIIGNDYTHENCIRDQMVIIPGGVFNQDALIRSWRSIQNLGFFETLPPPETRQANDQGDVDVIFKVKEKRTGNVNFGASMGQGTGLGGFIGLDQPNLFGKCKRGSLNWQYGRYINDFQLSYTDPAIKQSLISGTLSAYRSQSRYTIADLGQTTRTGGSLRFAFPFMKSRYARVGVSYGAEAIRYGTDGLLGSVTTNQCAGCIRSTVGVDISRDTRIEIPFPTDGMLQSFNAQFNGGPLGGTASFQRYTTEFKTYTTLARFGGDKPGTQPIKLVAGISQRAGFVFGNPGPFFSSQSFSLGGVQYGEPLRGYPEFSITPYGFNGGTSTTSATRLSFGNTFFSANAEVGLRFSEQFYASFFYDAGNLWLRPRDFNPTRLFRGAGIGASVISPLGPLGLDWAYGFDRVDASGKPDPKWQLHFRLGQFFY encoded by the coding sequence ATGCAGAAACTCACGCTGGCTGCCCTCGCCATGGCGATGGTGGTTACACCGCTCGTTGCCCAAGAAGACGTTGTGGGTCGATGTGCCACCCCAGACTCGATTGCCGTGTCTGGGAATAAGCGCATCCCCGCCACGACGATTTTGTTGGACGCCGGGCTGAGCCCCAAGGTGCCGTTGAACGCACCGGCGGTGCAGCGTGCGATCAAGAATCTTTTTGCCGGTGGCCAGTTCGAGGCGAACATCGCCATTTCCTGTGCGGTGACGCCTGGTGCGACTGGAATGGCAGTGTATACGATCCAAGTCAACGAGCGCCCGATCCTCGACTTTGTCGACGTGACGGGCCCGAAGGCCGTGTCGATCGGTGATGTGCGCGGTGTGGTGGATCTCCTCATTGGCCGCGCCATCGATCCTTCGCAGGTTGCGCGCTCCGTGCAGCGCATTGACTCGATTTACCAGGGCGCCGGTTTTACGCTGGTGCGTATCCGGCCCGAGACCACGTTCGTCGCGGACAATCACGCGACGGTGATGTTCAAAGTGGACGAAGGCCGACGCCTCGCGATTTCCGGCATTCAGGTGCACGGCAACTCGGCAGTGCCGGCCAAGACCATCGCCAAGTCGATGAAAACCAAGCCCGAAGGTTTCTTTTTCTGGCAGGGTGGTCGCTTCGATCAGGAAGCCTATGCGCGAGATGTGGGCGACACCATTCCGTCGCTGTATTTCAACAAAGGCTACATCGATTTTCAGCTCCTCAAGGACACCATCATTGTGGACCGCGAGCGCGGAAAGGGGCTCGTCGATCTCACGTTGACGGAAGGCAAGCAGTACAAGGTTGGCTCGTTCGAGGTGACCGGTAGTAAGCGGTTCTCGAGCCAGGAAATTGGCCGGTTTTTCCCGTTCAACAACACGGCGCCCACGCTGCAGGAACGCGTGAAGGCGCTGGTGGCGCGTAAGTCGGCCGTGATGAACGTGTTTGACCAATCGGTGTGGGAAGACGCGACCTCCAAGGTGCGCCAGGCGTACGGCACCGAGGGCTACATCTACGCGCAGGTGCGCCCGATTGTCGACCGTCAGCACTCGGCGACGGGCGACGTGGTCAACCTCCGATGGGACGTGCAAGAAGGTTCGCCGGCGATCGTGAACCGCATCGAAATCATCGGCAACGATTACACGCACGAAAACTGCATTCGCGATCAAATGGTGATTATCCCCGGCGGCGTGTTCAATCAGGACGCGCTCATTCGGAGCTGGCGCAGCATTCAGAATCTCGGATTTTTTGAGACGCTGCCGCCTCCCGAGACGCGCCAAGCCAATGATCAGGGCGACGTGGATGTCATTTTTAAGGTCAAAGAGAAGCGCACCGGTAACGTGAACTTCGGCGCCTCGATGGGGCAGGGCACGGGGCTCGGTGGGTTCATTGGTCTTGATCAGCCCAATCTGTTCGGCAAGTGCAAGCGTGGATCGCTGAACTGGCAGTACGGCCGGTACATCAATGATTTCCAGCTGTCGTACACCGATCCGGCCATCAAGCAGTCGCTGATCTCGGGCACGCTCTCGGCGTATCGCTCGCAGTCGCGCTACACCATTGCGGACCTCGGGCAAACCACGCGGACCGGCGGTTCGTTGCGCTTCGCGTTCCCCTTTATGAAGTCCCGCTACGCCCGCGTTGGCGTGTCGTACGGCGCTGAGGCCATTCGCTATGGCACCGATGGCCTTCTTGGGTCGGTGACGACCAACCAGTGCGCTGGGTGTATTCGCTCGACGGTCGGCGTGGACATTTCGCGCGATACGCGCATTGAAATTCCGTTCCCCACCGACGGCATGCTGCAGAGCTTTAACGCGCAGTTCAACGGCGGCCCGCTCGGCGGCACTGCGTCGTTCCAGCGCTACACCACGGAGTTCAAGACCTACACCACGCTCGCGCGGTTCGGCGGTGACAAACCTGGCACGCAGCCGATCAAGCTGGTGGCGGGCATTTCGCAGCGGGCCGGCTTTGTGTTTGGAAATCCCGGACCGTTCTTCTCGTCGCAGTCGTTCTCGCTTGGCGGCGTGCAGTACGGCGAGCCGTTGCGTGGATATCCCGAGTTCTCGATTACCCCGTACGGATTCAACGGCGGGACGAGTACGACATCCGCGACGCGATTGTCGTTCGGCAACACCTTCTTCTCGGCGAATGCCGAAGTGGGTTTGCGGTTCAGCGAACAGTTCTACGCCAGCTTCTTCTATGACGCCGGCAACCTCTGGCTGCGTCCGCGGGACTTCAATCCCACGCGGCTCTTCCGGGGTGCAGGCATCGGCGCGTCGGTCATCTCGCCCCTGGGTCCGCTGGGACTCGACTGGGCGTATGGCTTCGACCGCGTTGACGCGAGTGGCAAACCCGATCCCAAGTGGCAGTTGCATTTCCGTCTCGGCCAGTTCTTCTACTAA
- a CDS encoding OmpH family outer membrane protein, whose translation MSLFVRALGAVSLLTLVAAPLAAQSAAPKFAYVNSSQIMATAPGRAPIDSQLQKEVTVLQDSVKKMNDELMAKYAAFQKSGPTLTDKQKEVKVKELQDGQAAMQTKQQEFEERMQRRQSELVQPLLDQIKLVLEDLRVEGGYTFIFDVASGGAGIVAADKNLDISDRVSAKLRTLPIPTMAKGDGSKPADKKPTVGAPMSAPTGVKPPAAGAPPKKPAGE comes from the coding sequence ATGTCTTTGTTCGTCCGGGCGCTCGGCGCCGTCTCGTTACTTACCCTTGTTGCTGCGCCGTTGGCCGCTCAGAGCGCCGCGCCCAAGTTCGCCTACGTGAACAGTTCGCAGATCATGGCGACCGCTCCTGGGCGTGCGCCGATTGATTCGCAGCTGCAGAAAGAAGTCACGGTGCTGCAGGACTCGGTCAAGAAGATGAACGATGAGCTCATGGCCAAGTACGCCGCGTTCCAGAAGTCGGGGCCGACGCTGACCGACAAGCAGAAGGAAGTGAAGGTCAAGGAACTGCAGGACGGCCAGGCCGCGATGCAGACCAAGCAGCAGGAGTTTGAGGAGCGCATGCAGCGCCGTCAGTCGGAGCTCGTGCAGCCGCTGCTCGACCAGATCAAGCTCGTGCTCGAAGATCTGCGCGTGGAGGGTGGCTACACGTTCATCTTTGACGTGGCGTCGGGTGGAGCCGGTATTGTGGCCGCGGACAAGAACCTCGACATCTCCGATCGGGTGAGCGCCAAGTTGCGCACGCTGCCGATTCCGACGATGGCGAAGGGAGACGGTAGCAAGCCGGCCGACAAGAAGCCGACCGTTGGCGCTCCGATGTCTGCGCCGACGGGCGTGAAGCCGCCGGCCGCTGGCGCGCCGCCGAAGAAGCCGGCCGGCGAGTAA
- a CDS encoding protein arginine kinase produces MTLDLSLLPEGGIPWLAASGEHADIVLSSRIRLARNVAGYAFSPRSRDGERLRVLQQVRDAVPKVSSLAHSVLVRVDELTLTERQVLHERHLVSKELAGLDASGEPRSGAAVLVSDEAGVMVNEEDHLRLQVFRSGFDLGGAFTAAQRLDRELGEQVPYAFHAEFGFLTSCPTNTGTGMRASVLIHLPGLVLTQEIAKVLQGLQQMGLTYRGLYGEGSEVVGNFFQISNQTTLGRAEDELTEHLSHVVKRVIEQEMEARRVLLRDAGYIIEDKLWRAFGTLRHARSLPSDEAMNLLSGLRLAVGLQLMTGLSVYTLNKLLILSQSAHLAHEAGRALTESETSLARAKYVREVLANEAGLAG; encoded by the coding sequence ATGACGCTCGATCTTTCGCTGTTGCCTGAGGGCGGTATCCCGTGGCTCGCCGCGAGTGGGGAGCATGCGGACATCGTGTTGTCGTCGCGCATCCGGCTGGCGCGCAATGTGGCAGGCTATGCGTTCTCGCCGCGGTCGCGCGACGGCGAGCGGTTGCGCGTGCTGCAGCAGGTGCGCGATGCCGTGCCGAAGGTGAGCAGTCTCGCGCACAGCGTCCTCGTGCGGGTCGATGAACTGACGCTCACGGAACGTCAGGTGTTGCACGAGCGGCACCTGGTGAGCAAGGAGCTGGCCGGGTTGGACGCATCTGGAGAGCCGCGGAGCGGCGCGGCCGTCCTGGTGTCCGACGAAGCCGGGGTGATGGTCAACGAAGAAGACCATCTGCGGTTGCAAGTATTTCGGTCTGGTTTTGACCTCGGCGGCGCCTTTACGGCGGCGCAGCGCTTGGACCGTGAGCTCGGCGAGCAGGTCCCGTATGCGTTTCATGCCGAGTTCGGGTTTTTGACGTCGTGCCCGACGAATACGGGAACCGGAATGCGGGCGTCGGTATTAATCCACTTACCGGGTTTGGTGCTGACGCAGGAGATTGCGAAGGTGCTCCAGGGGCTCCAGCAGATGGGGCTGACGTACCGAGGGTTGTACGGGGAAGGGAGCGAGGTGGTGGGGAATTTCTTCCAGATCTCAAACCAGACGACGCTCGGGCGGGCGGAAGATGAGCTCACCGAGCACCTCTCCCACGTGGTGAAGCGTGTGATCGAGCAGGAGATGGAGGCACGGCGTGTTCTCCTGCGAGATGCTGGTTATATTATAGAGGACAAGCTCTGGCGCGCGTTCGGGACGCTGCGGCATGCCCGCAGTCTGCCGTCGGACGAAGCTATGAACCTGTTGAGTGGGTTACGGTTGGCGGTGGGGCTGCAACTGATGACGGGCCTCAGTGTATACACCCTCAACAAGCTCCTGATTTTGAGCCAGTCGGCGCATTTAGCCCACGAGGCGGGGCGTGCGCTGACGGAAAGCGAGACCAGTCTGGCACGGGCCAAGTACGTGCGAGAGGTGCTCGCCAACGAAGCGGGGTTGGCCGGCTGA
- a CDS encoding UvrB/UvrC motif-containing protein — MLCDQCKERDAVLNLTQIVENAVTQLHLCEKCAAERGIETTVTAPTTPLGEFLQAAQQQAAQMAGDAARCSYCGTSLRDFRASGRLGCAQCYGAFEHSLRDLLRRVHGSSKHVGRQYRAPSDEAVDRNTTLTDLRTQLQHAIRQEEFETAATLRDQIRTLE, encoded by the coding sequence ATGCTTTGCGATCAATGCAAGGAACGCGATGCCGTGTTGAATCTCACGCAGATCGTGGAGAATGCGGTGACGCAGCTCCACCTGTGTGAGAAGTGTGCGGCTGAACGTGGAATCGAAACGACCGTTACGGCGCCGACGACGCCGCTCGGCGAGTTCCTGCAGGCCGCGCAACAGCAAGCGGCGCAGATGGCGGGAGATGCGGCGCGGTGCTCGTACTGCGGCACGTCACTCCGCGACTTCCGCGCGAGCGGGCGGCTGGGGTGCGCCCAGTGTTATGGCGCGTTCGAGCACAGCCTGCGCGATTTGTTGCGGCGGGTGCATGGCAGTTCGAAACATGTCGGCCGGCAGTACCGCGCGCCGTCGGACGAAGCCGTGGACCGGAATACCACGTTGACGGATCTCCGCACGCAGCTCCAGCATGCGATTCGGCAGGAAGAGTTTGAAACCGCGGCGACCTTGCGCGATCAAATCCGGACGCTCGAATGA
- the lpxA gene encoding acyl-ACP--UDP-N-acetylglucosamine O-acyltransferase, whose protein sequence is MSANIHPTALVDASATIADDAVVGPWVIVGPNCTVGSGSVLQPHSVLEENVTIGQHVTVGIGTVLGGKPQDLKWQGEETFVEIGNHTTIREYSTINRATSQSWKTTVGEHCYIMSYVHLAHDCHVGNHVIMSNGTQLAGHVTIDDWAIISGLCAIHQFAKVGRHSFIGGCSRVAKDVPPFVKAVGNPIKLYGLNSVGLQRRGFSDETVSELKKAYRMFFRSDLNVSQALEQARQELKPSPEVQDLISFIETSGRGTTV, encoded by the coding sequence GTGAGCGCGAACATTCATCCGACGGCGCTCGTGGATGCGAGCGCGACGATCGCGGACGATGCCGTGGTTGGCCCGTGGGTTATTGTGGGCCCGAACTGCACCGTAGGCAGCGGCAGCGTGCTGCAGCCGCACTCCGTGCTTGAAGAGAACGTCACGATCGGCCAGCACGTGACTGTGGGAATCGGCACCGTGCTCGGCGGCAAGCCGCAGGATCTCAAGTGGCAGGGCGAGGAAACGTTTGTTGAGATCGGCAATCACACGACGATCCGCGAATATTCGACCATCAACCGGGCCACGTCGCAGTCGTGGAAGACCACGGTGGGCGAGCATTGCTACATCATGTCGTATGTGCATCTCGCGCACGACTGTCACGTGGGGAATCACGTGATCATGTCCAACGGTACGCAGTTGGCCGGACACGTGACCATTGACGATTGGGCGATCATTTCTGGATTGTGCGCGATTCACCAGTTTGCCAAAGTTGGACGCCATTCTTTCATTGGTGGTTGTTCACGCGTCGCGAAGGATGTGCCGCCGTTCGTGAAGGCCGTGGGCAATCCGATCAAACTGTATGGCTTGAACAGCGTCGGGCTGCAACGTCGCGGGTTCAGCGACGAGACGGTGTCCGAACTCAAAAAGGCCTATCGGATGTTTTTCCGGTCTGACCTCAATGTGAGTCAGGCGCTGGAGCAGGCGCGCCAGGAACTCAAGCCGTCTCCCGAAGTGCAGGACCTCATCAGCTTTATTGAGACGAGCGGCCGAGGCACCACGGTATGA
- the lpxD gene encoding UDP-3-O-(3-hydroxymyristoyl)glucosamine N-acyltransferase: protein MTTGSPPVLTAAAIAEAVSGTLVGDARAEIHAVASLDRATSNDLSFFAAAKYAPSFAASNAGVVLVSPELAELPGQCAARVIVANPHEAMLAMLPRLYAVAEHAPGVHATAVISPSARLGTDVRVDAYAVIGDDVVLGDRAWIGSLVVVGNGARIGADTHLYPHVTVYDRTIIGDRSAIHSGTRLGSDGFGYVYREGVHQKIPHVGRCVIGNDVEIGANCSIDRGSIDDTVIGDGTKFDNLVHIAHNVRIGRLCLIMGQVGVAGSTHIGDGVIFAGQSGVGGHLKVGSGARLAAQAGAIRDVPAGETLSGFPARPHREFLRAQAALGRLAAMIKPLERLLGKERE from the coding sequence ATGACCACCGGGTCACCTCCTGTGCTGACCGCCGCGGCAATCGCCGAGGCGGTCAGTGGCACGTTGGTGGGTGACGCGCGGGCGGAAATTCATGCGGTGGCATCGCTGGACCGTGCGACCTCGAACGACCTGAGTTTCTTTGCGGCGGCCAAGTATGCGCCGTCGTTTGCGGCGTCGAATGCCGGGGTGGTGCTGGTATCGCCCGAACTCGCGGAACTCCCCGGGCAGTGTGCGGCGCGCGTGATCGTGGCCAATCCGCATGAGGCGATGCTTGCCATGTTGCCACGTCTGTATGCCGTGGCGGAGCATGCGCCGGGCGTGCATGCCACGGCGGTGATTTCGCCGTCGGCACGGTTGGGGACGGATGTGCGTGTGGACGCCTATGCCGTGATTGGGGACGATGTCGTGCTCGGCGACCGCGCGTGGATTGGGTCGCTCGTGGTGGTGGGGAACGGCGCTCGCATCGGTGCAGACACCCATCTGTATCCGCACGTGACGGTCTACGACCGCACGATCATTGGCGACCGCTCGGCCATTCACAGCGGCACGCGACTCGGCAGCGACGGGTTCGGCTATGTGTATCGCGAAGGCGTGCACCAGAAAATTCCGCACGTCGGCCGCTGCGTGATTGGGAATGACGTCGAGATTGGGGCGAACTGTTCGATCGATCGCGGCAGCATCGACGACACGGTCATTGGCGACGGGACGAAGTTCGATAATCTGGTGCACATTGCGCATAACGTCCGGATTGGACGTTTGTGTTTGATCATGGGGCAGGTGGGCGTGGCGGGAAGCACGCATATTGGGGACGGCGTCATCTTTGCTGGTCAGTCTGGTGTCGGCGGGCATTTGAAGGTTGGGTCGGGCGCGCGCCTTGCGGCGCAAGCTGGCGCGATTCGTGATGTGCCGGCCGGTGAGACGCTCAGCGGATTCCCGGCGCGTCCGCATCGCGAGTTCCTGCGAGCGCAGGCCGCACTGGGGCGACTCGCGGCGATGATCAAGCCGCTGGAACGCCTCCTCGGCAAGGAGCGCGAGTGA
- a CDS encoding ATP-dependent Clp protease ATP-binding subunit, whose product MSGYNFTERVRKVLSMAREEAARLHHEYVGTEHILLGLIREGEGVAAAVLQNLNVDLDDIQQKIEETVKMGKAAQATGPDLPYTSRAKKVLELAMGEARELNHSYVGTEHLLLGLLREEKGIAAQVLTDAGVNLDAARSETLRLLGTAEPPQGGTTGAGSTASPSATPTPAKGEKKSKTPALDHFCRDLTQLATEGQLDPTIGRAKEIERVMEVLTRRKKNNPVLIGEPGVGKTAIVEGLAQLIANGDCPDSLRDNRVLSLDMAAVIAGTKYRGQFEERLKAVMNEIAQNKNVVLFIDELHTLVGAGAAEGAIDASNMLKPALARGELQCVGASTLNEYRKYIEKDGALERRFQTVVVEPPSIEETVEILKGLRKKYEDHHRVTIPDETLAIAAKLSERYITDRFLPDKAIDVIDEAGARARLGAQVPPPEVAELKAKLDAVNAEKDAAVRDQNFERAAALRDNERELQGDIRTRQEEWEKRRQSFRPVLGEEEIAFIVSRWTGIPVTRLQEAETARLLNMEEVIHKQVVAQEDAIKAIARSIRRSRAGLKDPSRPIGSFIFCGPTGVGKTELARALAKFLFADSSALIRVDMSEYMEKFSVSRLIGAPPGYVGYEDSGALTKAVRRKPYSVVLLDEIEKAHPDVFNILLQVLDEGHLTDNYGRVIDFKNTVVIMTSNVGAKDITKNRTLGFGAADKRGSFDKMAEKVKEELQHVFNPEFLNRLDDVIVFHPLSEEHISQIVSIMLLDVQKRLKEEELSLKMSDAAVAFLAKHGYDESYGARPLKRAIQKWIEDPLSEKILLAEFQRGDEIEVDVAPDGEKLEFRTPASSPKA is encoded by the coding sequence ATGAGCGGCTATAACTTCACGGAACGGGTCCGGAAAGTTCTCTCGATGGCGCGCGAAGAAGCGGCGCGTCTTCACCACGAGTATGTCGGCACAGAGCACATTCTGCTCGGCCTCATTCGTGAGGGAGAGGGCGTTGCGGCTGCGGTTCTGCAAAATCTCAACGTCGACCTCGACGACATTCAGCAGAAAATCGAAGAGACCGTGAAGATGGGGAAGGCGGCGCAAGCCACCGGCCCGGATCTTCCGTATACGAGTCGTGCCAAGAAGGTGCTCGAACTCGCGATGGGCGAAGCGCGCGAGTTGAACCATAGCTACGTGGGTACCGAGCACTTGCTGCTCGGGCTGCTGCGCGAAGAGAAGGGGATTGCGGCACAGGTGCTCACGGATGCGGGCGTCAATCTCGACGCCGCGCGTTCCGAGACGTTGCGTCTGCTCGGCACGGCGGAGCCGCCGCAGGGTGGTACGACAGGTGCTGGGAGCACGGCGAGCCCGTCGGCGACGCCGACGCCCGCCAAGGGCGAGAAGAAGTCCAAGACCCCCGCGCTCGATCATTTCTGCCGCGACCTGACGCAACTGGCGACCGAGGGGCAGCTCGATCCGACGATCGGGCGCGCCAAGGAAATTGAGCGCGTGATGGAAGTGCTCACGCGCCGCAAGAAGAACAATCCCGTGTTGATTGGCGAGCCGGGGGTGGGCAAGACCGCGATTGTCGAAGGGCTCGCGCAACTCATCGCGAATGGCGACTGCCCAGACTCCCTGCGCGACAATCGGGTGCTCTCGCTCGACATGGCCGCGGTGATTGCCGGTACGAAGTATCGCGGACAGTTCGAAGAGCGGCTTAAGGCCGTCATGAATGAGATCGCGCAGAACAAGAACGTGGTGCTGTTCATTGACGAACTGCACACGTTGGTTGGCGCGGGCGCGGCCGAAGGGGCCATTGACGCGAGCAACATGCTCAAGCCCGCGCTCGCGCGCGGCGAGCTGCAGTGTGTGGGTGCCTCCACGCTCAACGAATACCGCAAGTACATCGAAAAAGACGGCGCCCTCGAGCGTCGCTTTCAGACGGTGGTCGTCGAGCCGCCGTCGATCGAAGAGACCGTTGAGATTCTCAAGGGGCTGCGCAAGAAGTACGAAGATCACCATCGCGTGACAATTCCCGACGAGACGTTGGCGATCGCGGCCAAGCTCTCGGAGCGCTACATCACCGATCGGTTCCTGCCGGACAAGGCTATCGACGTGATTGACGAGGCTGGCGCTCGCGCTCGCCTTGGCGCGCAGGTGCCGCCGCCGGAAGTCGCGGAACTCAAGGCGAAGCTCGACGCGGTGAACGCTGAAAAGGACGCCGCCGTGCGCGATCAGAACTTTGAACGTGCCGCCGCGTTGCGCGACAACGAACGCGAGCTCCAAGGCGATATCCGTACCCGTCAGGAAGAGTGGGAGAAGCGTCGGCAGTCGTTCCGCCCGGTGCTCGGCGAGGAAGAGATCGCGTTCATCGTCAGCCGGTGGACGGGGATTCCGGTGACGCGCCTGCAGGAAGCGGAAACGGCTCGCCTCCTCAACATGGAAGAGGTCATCCACAAGCAGGTTGTGGCGCAGGAAGATGCGATCAAGGCGATTGCGCGCTCGATTCGGCGGAGCCGTGCGGGGCTCAAGGACCCGTCGCGCCCGATTGGGTCGTTCATTTTCTGTGGCCCGACCGGCGTGGGCAAAACGGAACTGGCCCGCGCGCTGGCCAAATTCCTGTTTGCCGACTCGTCCGCGCTGATTCGCGTGGATATGAGCGAATACATGGAGAAGTTCTCGGTGAGCCGCCTCATTGGCGCCCCCCCGGGCTATGTCGGATACGAAGATTCGGGCGCCCTGACCAAGGCTGTGCGGCGGAAGCCGTATAGCGTGGTGCTGCTCGACGAAATCGAAAAGGCGCATCCGGACGTGTTCAATATCCTCCTGCAGGTGCTCGATGAAGGGCACCTCACGGACAACTACGGGCGCGTGATCGACTTTAAGAACACGGTCGTCATCATGACGTCTAACGTCGGCGCGAAGGACATTACCAAGAACCGCACCCTGGGCTTTGGCGCGGCGGACAAGCGCGGATCGTTCGACAAGATGGCGGAGAAGGTGAAGGAGGAGTTGCAGCACGTATTCAACCCCGAGTTCCTCAACCGCCTCGACGACGTGATTGTGTTCCATCCGCTCAGCGAGGAGCATATCAGCCAGATCGTGTCGATTATGCTGCTCGACGTGCAAAAGCGCCTGAAGGAGGAGGAACTGTCGCTCAAGATGTCGGACGCGGCGGTGGCCTTCCTGGCCAAGCACGGATACGACGAGAGTTATGGTGCCCGGCCGCTGAAGCGGGCCATTCAGAAGTGGATCGAGGACCCCCTCTCAGAGAAGATTTTGCTGGCCGAGTTCCAGCGCGGGGACGAGATCGAGGTGGACGTGGCCCCGGACGGGGAAAAGCTCGAATTCAGGACCCCGGCGAGTTCCCCGAAGGCGTAG
- a CDS encoding bifunctional UDP-3-O-[3-hydroxymyristoyl] N-acetylglucosamine deacetylase/3-hydroxyacyl-ACP dehydratase — MTARRTIRHAVTLEGVGLHLGRPCRLTFVPAETGRGIVFRRTDLAGAPETPAHVSRAILSERRTQLGEGDEGLHTVEHALAAVAGLGIDDIIIEMDAAEPPILDGSALPFFEALTRAEIVEHGGTVEVLRLRETIRVVDGDSVYVAHPAEQLELDVSIEFPHALVGAQRGRWVVTADSFANELAAARTFGFMREVEMLRSRGLIQGASTDNAVVLDDHGVVGTSLRWPDEFVRHKALDCVGDLALAGKRVLARIVATKPSHRGTVTLVRELLAHAQREAQVIGIEEIMKILPHRYPFLLVDRILEVEANKRIVGIKNVTINEPFFQGHFPGHPIMPGVLIVEAMAQVGGMLLMGTVEDPDSKVVYFMSLDNVRFRRPVRPGDQLRFEVEMVQSRGKVCRIAGVAKVDGVVVCEAEMAAMVRDK; from the coding sequence GTGACCGCGCGTCGGACGATCCGGCACGCCGTGACGCTCGAGGGCGTCGGTCTGCATTTAGGGCGTCCCTGTCGCTTGACCTTCGTGCCAGCAGAGACGGGGCGTGGCATTGTGTTTCGTCGCACCGATCTCGCTGGTGCACCGGAAACTCCCGCGCACGTGTCGCGCGCCATTCTGAGTGAGCGGCGCACGCAGCTCGGTGAGGGCGATGAGGGGCTCCACACGGTGGAGCACGCGTTGGCGGCGGTGGCTGGGTTGGGCATCGACGATATCATCATCGAAATGGATGCCGCCGAACCGCCGATTCTCGACGGCAGCGCGCTGCCATTTTTTGAGGCGCTCACGCGCGCTGAGATCGTAGAGCATGGTGGCACGGTGGAGGTCCTGCGGCTGCGCGAAACGATTCGCGTGGTGGATGGCGACTCCGTGTACGTGGCGCATCCTGCCGAGCAACTGGAACTCGACGTCAGTATCGAATTTCCCCATGCCCTTGTTGGCGCTCAGCGCGGACGGTGGGTGGTTACCGCGGATTCGTTCGCGAACGAATTGGCGGCGGCCCGTACCTTCGGCTTTATGCGTGAAGTTGAGATGCTACGCTCGCGCGGGCTGATTCAAGGTGCGTCCACGGACAATGCCGTGGTGCTCGACGACCACGGCGTGGTGGGCACGTCGTTACGCTGGCCGGACGAGTTTGTGCGTCACAAAGCACTCGACTGTGTGGGCGACCTCGCGCTGGCCGGCAAGCGGGTGCTGGCGCGCATTGTTGCGACCAAACCCAGTCATCGCGGTACTGTTACCCTTGTGCGCGAGCTCCTCGCGCACGCTCAACGGGAGGCGCAGGTGATCGGCATTGAAGAAATCATGAAGATCCTGCCCCATCGCTATCCGTTTTTGCTGGTCGACCGGATTCTCGAGGTCGAAGCGAACAAGCGGATCGTGGGGATCAAAAATGTCACCATCAATGAGCCGTTCTTTCAGGGGCACTTTCCTGGCCATCCCATTATGCCAGGCGTGCTGATTGTGGAAGCGATGGCGCAGGTCGGCGGGATGTTGCTGATGGGCACCGTTGAAGATCCCGACAGCAAGGTGGTGTACTTTATGTCGCTCGACAATGTGCGGTTCCGCCGTCCTGTGCGTCCTGGCGATCAGCTTCGGTTCGAGGTGGAGATGGTGCAATCGCGCGGGAAGGTCTGCCGGATTGCCGGGGTGGCGAAAGTAGATGGCGTCGTCGTCTGCGAGGCCGAAATGGCCGCCATGGTGCGCGACAAGTGA